The Streptomyces taklimakanensis nucleotide sequence GCGACCCGGCCCCACACCCCGCCGGCCGACTCCGGCCCGGTCGGGTCCACGGGCGGCTTGGGACGGGCGGGCCAGTACGCGGCCCGGCCGAGCGCGACGAGCGCGGCGGGCAGGAAGGTCAGGGCGCCGAGCATGGCGCAGGCGATGCCGATGGCGCCCACGGGCCCCAGGGCCCGGTTGTTGCGCAGGTCGCTCAGGAGCAGCGCCAACAGGGCGAGGGCGACGGTGGCGCCGCTGGCGGTGATCGCCCCCAGGGAGCGGCGCAGCGCGGCCCGGCCGGCGGCGAAGCGGTCGCCGCGCAGCGCGAACTCCTCGCGGAACCGGGCGGACAGCAGCAGTCCGTAGTCGGTGGCGGCGCCGATGACCAGGATGAACAGGATGCCCTGCACCTGGCCGTCGACCCGTACCACGTCCTCCCGGGCCAGGAAGTAGACGATCGCGCAGGCCAGGGCCAGGGCGAAGACGGAGCCGAGGATGATGACCAGCGGCAGCAGCACACTGCGGTAGACCAGCAGCAGGATCAGCAGCACCACGCTCAGCGCGACGGCCAGCAGCAGTCCGTCGATCCCGGCGAACGCCTCGGAGAGGTCGGCCTGGGTGGCGGCCGGTCCGGCGATGTGGGCGGAGGTGCCCTCGACCTTCCCCGCGGTCTCGCGCAGGGAGTCGACCACTTCGGGGAACTCCTCGTCGAGGTCGGGGGAGAGCTGGAGCACGGCCCGCAGGGCCTCGCCGTCCTCGGAGGGCACGGCGGGGGAGGGGCGGCCCTCCACGCCCTCGACGCCGGCCAGTTCGGCCAGGACGGCGTCGGCCTGCTCGCGCCGGGTCTCGTCGAGCCTTCCGCCCTCGGACTCCCACACGACGATGGCGGGGACGGTCTCGGCCTCCTGGAACGCCTTCCGTTGTTCGGTGACCCTCGTCGACTCGGCGTTCTCGGGCAGGAAGGACGCCTGGTCGTTGGCGGCCACCTCGCCGAGCTTCCCCGCGTACGAGCCGAAGGCGCCGCCGACCGCAAGCCAGACGACGATCAGTGCGGCGGGCACCAGCCACCGGAGGAAACGTGGTGTGGATGTCATGGACTTCCCTGGTCTGACGGGGGGCGCGGCCCCATCCGGGCGGGCAGAAATCTTTATGATCGAGAATCTCTGTGATCGAGACTGTATATCGTGGGGGAGTGAGCGCATCGGACGACCCCGTGGGCGAGGCGGCGAAGGACCCCACCGGACTCCAGACCTTCGCCGTGCTGCTGCGCCGGATGAACGGCGAGTTCGGCCGCGCGACGCACGACTTCGCCCAGGCCCAGGGGCTCCACCCCACCGACGTGCAGGCCCTGGCGGAGATCCTGGACGCGGGGGACGACGGGCCGGTCACCCCCGGCATGCTGCGCGAACGGCTCCGGCTCACCTCCGGCGCGGTCACCGCGTGCCTGGACAGGCTGGAGCGCGCCGGGCACATCCGTCGCGCCCGGGACTCGAACGACCGCAGGATCGTCCACCTCCACTACGCCCCTCGGGGCCGGGAGGTGGCCCGCGAGTACTTCCGTCCCCTCGCGCAGGCCACCGAGGCCGTCCGGCGGCGCTTCAGCGACGCCGAACTCCGCGTCGTCGCGGCCTTCCTGGCAGCCATGAACGAGGAGCTGGCCGCGCCGCGTCACCACCCCGACGGGGACCCGCCCCGACCGACGGGGCCGTAGCCGGTCCGCCTGTGGCCGAGGTCGATCCCGTCGCCTCGGCGGCCGAGGTCGATCCCGTCGCCTCGGCGGCCGAGGCGATGTTGCGCGCCATGCCCCCGAATACCACCGCGTGGAACGGCGAAACGCCCCACCAGTACGCCTGACCCGACAGGCCGTGCGGATGGAACAGCGCCCGCTGCCGGTAGACGGACCGTCCCGCGGGCCCGCGCTCGACCGTCAGCTCCAGCCAGGCCAGGCCCGGCAGCCGCATCTCGGCCCGCAGCCGCAGCAGCCGGCCCGGCTCGATCTCCTCCACCCGCCAGAAGTCCAGCGAGTCGCCCGCCCGCAGCCGCTCCGCGTCCCGTCGCCCCCGGGTCAGTCCCACCCCGCCGACCAGCCGGTCCAGCCGGCCGCGGACCGCCCAGGCCAGGGGGGAGGAGTACCAGCCGTGCTCGCCGCCGATGCCCTCCACCACGCGCCACAGCGCCTCGGGCGGAGCGTTCACCTCGCGCTCGCGCACGTCGGTGTAGAGGCTGCCGCCCGCCCAGTCGGGATCGGTGGGCAGCGGGTCGCTGGGCGCGCCGGGCACCGAAGCGGAGGACCAGCGGGTGGCCACCTCCGCGTCCTTGATCCGCTTCAGGGCCAGCCGCAGGGCCCGGTCCAGGCCCACCGGACCGCCGGGCGGGTCGGGCACGTACCGGGTGATGTCGTGCTCGGCGCAGACCACCTCGTGCCGCAGCGACTCCGTCAGCGGCCGGGCGATCGCGGCCGGCACCGGGGTGACCAACCCGATCCAGTGGCTCGACAGCCGCGGCGAGAGCACCGGCACCGGGACGATGAGCCGCTTCGGCAGCCCGGCCACCGCGGCGTAGCGCCGCATCATCTCGTGGTACGTCAGGACCTCCGGGCCGCCGATGTCGAAGGTCCGGTTCACCTCCGCGGGCAGCGTGGCGCAGCCCACCAGCAGGCGCAGCACGTCGCGGACGGCGATCGGCTGGAGCCGGGTGCGCACCCAGGTGGGGGTGATCATCACCGGCAGCCGCTCGGTCAGGTAGCGCAGGATCTCGAAGGACGCCGAGCCCGAGCCGATCACCACCGCCGCCCGCAGCACGGCCGTCGGCACCCCGGACTCCAGCAGCAGACGCCCCACCTCCGCCCGGGAGCGCAGGTGCGGTGAGAGCTCCTCCTCGGGCACGCCGGGCGGGGTCAGCCCGCCCAGGTACACGATCCGGCCCACTCCGGCGGCCCGCGCCCCCTCGCCGAAGGTCCGGGCGGCCTCGCGGTCGGTGTCCTCGAACCCGAGCCCGCCGCCCATGGAGTGCACCAGGTAGTAGGCGACGTCCACCCCCTCCAGGGCGGCGCGCACCGAGGAGGCGTCCGTCACGTCGCCGCGGACCACCTCGACCCGGTCGGCCCAGGGGTGGTCGCGCAGCTTGCCGGGGGTGCGGGCCATGCAGCGCACGGTGTGACCGGCCGCCAGCAGCTCGGGCACCAGCCGGCCGCCGATGTAGCCGGTCGCCCCGGTGACCAGGCACCGCGGCGGCCGGTGGGGGGCCGCTCCCCGGTCCTCGCGGTCCTCGCGGTCCTCGCCGCGCTCCTCCGTGCCCGTGTGCCGGTTCACGTCACGTCCCGTCCTCTGCGCCCATACGACCATGCTCGGTCGTCCGCCCGCCCGCCGCACCCCGTGCGGCGGGCCGCGCCGGCCGTCCCACGGTGACCTGTGGCACTCCACCCGGCGACGGTTGGGTGACACGGCGGGGGGAGGCTTACGATCCTCTGCGTGTCCAAGCTGACCGACGTGTCCAAACGGATTCTGATCGGCAGTGCGCTGCGGAGCGACCGGCTCGCCGAGACCCTCCTCCCCAAGCGCATCGCCCTCCCCGTCTTCGCCTCCGACCCCCTGTCCTCGGTCGCCTACGCACCGGGCGAAGTGCTGATGGTGCTGTCGATCGCGGGGTTCTCGGCGTTCCACTTCGGTCCGTGGATCACTCTGGCGATTGTCGTGCTCATGATTACGGTGGTGGCGTCGTACCGGCAGAACGTCCGCGCCTACCCCTCCGGGGGAGGCGACTACGAGGTCGCCACCGTCAACCTCGGCCCCCGCGCCGGACGCGCGGTCGCCGGTGCGCTGCTGGTGGACTACGTGCTGACGGTGGCGGTGTCGGTCGCCGCGGGCGTGGACAACCTCGGCTCGGCGATCCCGTTCGTCTCCGAGAACAAGGTCGGCGTGGCCCTGTCGATCATCGCGCTGCTGACCGTGATGAACCTGCGCGGCGTCCGCGAGTCCGGCACCGTCTTCGCCGTCCCCACCTACCTCTTCGTCCTCGCCGTCCTCGGCACGATCGCCTGGGGCGCCTTCCGCTGGTTCGTCCTGGGCGACACCATGAAGGCACCCAGCGCCGACTACCAGGTCCTGGCCGAACAGGGCGACCTGGCCGGATTCGCCCTGATCTTCCTGCTGCTGCGGGCCTTCTCCTCCGGCTGTGCCGCCCTCACCGGCGTGGAGGCCATCAGCAACGGCGTCCCCGCCTTCCGGCGCCCCAAGAGCCGCAACGCCGCCACCACGCTGGCCCTGATGGGCGGCCTGGCCGTCACCATGTTCTGCGGCATCATCGCCCTGGCACTGGCCACCGACGTGAAGATGTCCGAGACCCCGGCCAAGGACATCCTCATCGACGGACGGCCCGCCGGACCCGACTACCACCAGGACCCGGTCATCGCCCAGGTCTCCGCGGCGGTCTTCGGCGACGGATCCGTGCCCTTCCTCTTCTTGGCCGCCATCACCGCCCTGGTGCTCTTCCTGGCCGCCAACACCGCCTACAACGGCTTCCCCGTCCTCGGCTCGATCCTCGCCCAGGACCGCTACCTGCCCCGCCAGCTCCACACCCGCGGCGACCGGCTGGCCTTCTCCAACGGCATCGTGTTGCTGGCGGTCTTCGCGGGGGCCCTGGTCTACGCGTACGACTCCGACTCCACCCGACTGATCCAGCTCTACATCGTCGGGGTCTTCGTCTCCTTCACCCTCAGCCAGACCGGCATGGTGCGGCACTGGAACCGCCACCTGGCCGAGGAGAGGGACCCCGCCGCCCGGCGCAGGATGCTCCGCGCCCGTGTGATCAACGCCTTCGGGGCCTTCTTCACCGGACTGGTGCTGGTCGTGGTGCTGATCACCAAGTTCGCCCACGGCGCCTGGGTCGCTCTCATCGGCATGGCCGTCTTCTACGCGATGATGACCGCCATCCGTCGTCACTACGACCGGGTGGCCGAGGAACTGGCGCTGCCGCGCGAGGCCGAACGGGAGGAGATGGCCCGCCCCTCACGGGTGCACTCCATCGTCCTCGTCTCCAAGATCCACAAGCCGACGCTGCGGGCGCTGGCCTACGCCAAACTGGTCCGCTCCGACGTCCTGGAGGCCCTCAGCGTCAACGTCGACCCCGAGGAGACCCGAGCCCTGCGCGAGGAGTGGAACCGGCGCGACCTCGACGTCCCCCTCAAGACCCTCGACTCCCCCTACCGGGAGGTCACCCGCCCGGTCGTGGAGTACGTCAAGGGCCTGCGCCGCAGCAATCCGCGCGCCGTGATCAGCGTCTACATCCCCGAGTACGTCGTCGGCCACTGGTACGAGCAGCTCCTGCACAACCAGAGCGCCCTGCGCCTGAAGGGGCGACTGCTGTTCACACCCGGGGTGATGGTGACCTCCGTGCCCTACCAGTTGGAGTCCTCCGAGCGGGCCCGGCTGAGGGCGCGCAGGCGCTCGGAGTGGAGCGCGCCCGGCGCGGTGCGGCGCGGGTCCGTCGGCCCCACCGGCCCCACCGGACCCACCGGAACCACCGGCCCCGGAGGACGGGACAGGGCGGGCGACGAGCGCGCGGAGTGACCTGGCGGGTCCGGTAGGCTGGACGGCTGCCGTCCATGCGCCCCGCCGTCCGTTGGAGCCGCTCCCCATGCCCCCCGCAACACCCCACGCCGCCTCCGGAACCGCCTCCGGAACCGCCTCCGAAACCGCCCCCGCCTCGCTGGTGGGTCGGGAGTACGAGGTCGAGATCGGCCCTGTCGCACACGGCGGCCACTGTGTGGCCCGCACCGACGAGGGCCGGGTGCTGTTCGTGCGCCACGCGCTGCCCGGCGAACGGGTCGTGGCCCGGGTCACCGAGGGCCGCGAGGACTCCCGATTCCTGCGCGCCGACGCCGTGGAGGTCCTCGACGCCGCCAAGGACCGCGTCGAGCCCCCCTGCCCCTTCGCCGGTCCCGGCCGCTGCGGTGGCTGCGACTGGCAGCACGCCGCGCCCGGCGCCCAGCGCCGGCTGAAGGCGTCCGTCATCGCCGAGCAACTGGAGCGGCTGGCCGGGATGACCGCCGAGGACGCCGGCTGGGACGGCACCGTCGAGCCGGCTCCCGGCGACAAGGTGCCACGGGGGGAGGTCCCCGCCTGGCGCACCCGGGTGCAGTACGCCGTGGACGACGAGGGCCGCGCCGGACTGCGCCGCCACCGCTCCCACGAGGTCGAGCCGATCGACCGCTGCCTGATCGCCGCGCCGGGCGTGAGCGAGCTGGGCGTCGAGAAGCGCGCCTGGCCGCGGATCGCCTCCGTCGAGGCTGTCGCCGCCACCGGCTCCAACGACCGTCAGGTGCTGATCACCCCCCGCCCCGGCGGACGGCTGCCCCTGGTGGAGCTGGACCGCCCGGTGTCGGTGCTGCGCGTCGAGGAGCAGCCCAAGGGCCGGAGCGCACGGGGCGGCGAACGTGCCGTGCACCGCGTCCACGGCCGTCCCTACGTCCGCGAGCGTGCCGCCGAGCGCACCTGGCGGATCAGCGCGGGCGGCTTCTGGCAGGTCCACCCCAAGGCCGCCGACCTGCTGGTCGAGACCGTGATGACCGGCCTGACCCCGCACAAGGGCGACATGGCCCTCGACCTGTACTGCGGAGCCGGGCTGTTCGCCGGAGCGCTGGCCGACCGGATCGGCCCCAAGGGCGCGGTGCTGGGCATCGAGTCGTCCAAGCGCGCCGTGGAGGACGCCCGCCACAACCTCGCCGACCTGGACCGGGTCCGCGTCGAGCGCGGCACGGTCGAGCGGGTCCTGCCGCGCACCGGCATCACCGAGGCCGACATCGTCGTGATGGACCCGCCCCGCTCCGGCGCCGGGCGGAAGACGGTGGAGCAGGTCGCCGCGCTCGGCCCGCGCCGCGTCGCCTACGTCGCCTGCGACCCGGCCGCCCTCGCCCGCGACCTGGCCTACTTCCGCGAGGCCGGTTACGTCCCCCACTTCACGAAGGCCTTCGACCTGTTCCCGATGACCCACCACGTGGAGTGCGTCGCCATCCTCAAGCCCGCGCCGAAGGGTTCCTGACCTGCGGTTTCCTCGCCCGGGAACTCCACTCGACCGGTTCCCGGCCACTCACCGGGTGGAACGGCCGCGCCACCCGCGAAAGCGACCTGACCTGCGGTTCTGCAGCGAAGCGCCCCTCGTGCCCACTGCGGCACGAGGACCTCGCCCGGAGTCCTGACGCCCGTGTGACGCTCGGTCGAAGACCCGTCACAGTCGGATCCGGCCGATCCTGTGCGGCAGTGTGCCGACCACGATGGCGCGGTCGCCGGACGGAGGGCTCCGCTGCGGGGCGGCCGAGCAGCACACCGGCGCACCTTGTTCTCCGGACCCCAGGCCCTTGGCCTGCCGGAGCGGGTGATGACGTCGTCCGTGACGGTCGTGCCGTGCACAGGGCGCCGACCGCGGAACGTGTACACCGCTGTGGTACATGTGCTATTCGTGGTACATGTCCATGAAGCGAACCAACGTCTACGCCGATCCGGAAGATCTCGCGATCATCAAGGAGGCCGCGAAGCGGCGCGGCGTCAGCGAGGCCGAGATCATCCGTCAGGGCATCCATCTCGCGGCCATGGCCAACCGTGTCTGGGACGAGCCTCTCTTCTCCCGCACTTTCCGGGGGACAGGTCGTACTCCCGGCAAGAGCGAGGTGCGTGACACCGTCGCCGACGCCGTGAGCCGCGAGACCGAGTCCGGTACCGCCGCGTGATCATCGTCGTCGCGGACACCTCCGGGCTCCTCGCGGCGCTCGACTCCGCCCATCCCGAGCATCACGCGTCGAACGAGGCGATCATGGCCGCGGGGCTCCTGGTGATGTCCCCACTGCTGCTCGCGGAGATCGACCACGTCGCCACTCGCGAGCTCGGCCGTGAAGCGGCGCTCAGCGCGGTCGACGACATCCGGCATTGGGTGCGTCGAGGCCGTATCGCTCTGCCCGAGATCACGGAAGACCATCTCGATATCGCCCAGTCGGTGCGTGCCCGGTACCGCGACCTGGACCTGGACCTCGCGGATGCGGTGAACGTGGCCCTCGCCGCCGAGTACGACACCGACGTCGTACTCACGCTCGACCGTCGCGACTTCCGGGCTGTGCGTCCACTGGGCCGGTACAAGGCGTTCCGGGTCCTGCCCGACGACCTTCCGATCTGACGCCGGAGGGCGCCCGGCCGTGTCGTTGCTTGTCGCCGATTCCGCGGGCCGTGACGCTCGTTTGACGCTCACGGTGCCCGTGGACTCCCGGGCGGGCAGGAAAACCTCTCTGGCCTGCAGTTTCCCGGGCGCGATTCCGGCCGACATCTTTCCGGTGACGTCGCATGTGGAGTGTGTGGCAATCCTCGAACCCGCGGGCAAGGCGTCCTGACCTGCGTTTTTGTTGTCCGGGTCGGTTGCTCGACCTGTTTCCCCCGTGCAGCGGTTTGAGCGGACGGATCGGCCTTTGTTGGTTCGCTGACCTGCGGATTCGTGAGCGCGGTGCTTGCATGGGCAACGCCTTCAGAGGGGCGTTCGGAGACTCTTGACGCTCGGATGACGCTCGAAGCCGAGCTTTTGCTGCACTTCCGCAGTGGCGGTGCGAGCGACCGGCCGGGGCCGACCGCGCCACCTTGATACCGGCCTGGTATCATGCGTGTATGGCGATGACACTCCGACTCCCCGACGACCTTGACGCGAAGCTCACCGAGAGGGCTCGTCGGGAGGGCCGCAGCAAGCAGGAGCTTGCCATCGAGGCCATCCGTGACGCCCAGAACCGGGCCGAGCTGAAGGTCGACGACGTCCTGGCCGAGCTGATGGACAGCGATGCGGAGATCCTGGACTACCTGAAGTGACGGGCGTGCGCTACATCCAGATCGACGAGATCCTGACCATCGCCCGCGCGGTCAACGGTACCGAGCACAGCGTGCGTGACATGGGTCTTCTGGTGTCGGCGATCGAGAGGCCCCGGACGAACGTGTTCGGGGCCGAGTTGTATCCCACACTGCACGAGAAGGCTGCGGCACTGCTGCACTCCGTCGCCCGCAATCACGCGCTGATCGACGGCAACAAGCGCACCGCCTGGCTCGGCATGCGTGTCTTCCTGCGGTTCAACGGCGTCAGCGCCGGTACCGTCCCGCCCCCCGTCTCCGTTGCCGGCCCGTTCGTCGAGGACGTCGCCCAGGACA carries:
- a CDS encoding MarR family winged helix-turn-helix transcriptional regulator, with the protein product MSASDDPVGEAAKDPTGLQTFAVLLRRMNGEFGRATHDFAQAQGLHPTDVQALAEILDAGDDGPVTPGMLRERLRLTSGAVTACLDRLERAGHIRRARDSNDRRIVHLHYAPRGREVAREYFRPLAQATEAVRRRFSDAELRVVAAFLAAMNEELAAPRHHPDGDPPRPTGP
- a CDS encoding SDR family oxidoreductase produces the protein MVTGATGYIGGRLVPELLAAGHTVRCMARTPGKLRDHPWADRVEVVRGDVTDASSVRAALEGVDVAYYLVHSMGGGLGFEDTDREAARTFGEGARAAGVGRIVYLGGLTPPGVPEEELSPHLRSRAEVGRLLLESGVPTAVLRAAVVIGSGSASFEILRYLTERLPVMITPTWVRTRLQPIAVRDVLRLLVGCATLPAEVNRTFDIGGPEVLTYHEMMRRYAAVAGLPKRLIVPVPVLSPRLSSHWIGLVTPVPAAIARPLTESLRHEVVCAEHDITRYVPDPPGGPVGLDRALRLALKRIKDAEVATRWSSASVPGAPSDPLPTDPDWAGGSLYTDVREREVNAPPEALWRVVEGIGGEHGWYSSPLAWAVRGRLDRLVGGVGLTRGRRDAERLRAGDSLDFWRVEEIEPGRLLRLRAEMRLPGLAWLELTVERGPAGRSVYRQRALFHPHGLSGQAYWWGVSPFHAVVFGGMARNIASAAEATGSTSAAEATGSTSATGGPATAPSVGAGPRRGGDAARPAPRSWLPGRPRRRGVRRR
- a CDS encoding amino acid permease, whose product is MSKLTDVSKRILIGSALRSDRLAETLLPKRIALPVFASDPLSSVAYAPGEVLMVLSIAGFSAFHFGPWITLAIVVLMITVVASYRQNVRAYPSGGGDYEVATVNLGPRAGRAVAGALLVDYVLTVAVSVAAGVDNLGSAIPFVSENKVGVALSIIALLTVMNLRGVRESGTVFAVPTYLFVLAVLGTIAWGAFRWFVLGDTMKAPSADYQVLAEQGDLAGFALIFLLLRAFSSGCAALTGVEAISNGVPAFRRPKSRNAATTLALMGGLAVTMFCGIIALALATDVKMSETPAKDILIDGRPAGPDYHQDPVIAQVSAAVFGDGSVPFLFLAAITALVLFLAANTAYNGFPVLGSILAQDRYLPRQLHTRGDRLAFSNGIVLLAVFAGALVYAYDSDSTRLIQLYIVGVFVSFTLSQTGMVRHWNRHLAEERDPAARRRMLRARVINAFGAFFTGLVLVVVLITKFAHGAWVALIGMAVFYAMMTAIRRHYDRVAEELALPREAEREEMARPSRVHSIVLVSKIHKPTLRALAYAKLVRSDVLEALSVNVDPEETRALREEWNRRDLDVPLKTLDSPYREVTRPVVEYVKGLRRSNPRAVISVYIPEYVVGHWYEQLLHNQSALRLKGRLLFTPGVMVTSVPYQLESSERARLRARRRSEWSAPGAVRRGSVGPTGPTGPTGTTGPGGRDRAGDERAE
- a CDS encoding class I SAM-dependent RNA methyltransferase, with product MPPATPHAASGTASGTASETAPASLVGREYEVEIGPVAHGGHCVARTDEGRVLFVRHALPGERVVARVTEGREDSRFLRADAVEVLDAAKDRVEPPCPFAGPGRCGGCDWQHAAPGAQRRLKASVIAEQLERLAGMTAEDAGWDGTVEPAPGDKVPRGEVPAWRTRVQYAVDDEGRAGLRRHRSHEVEPIDRCLIAAPGVSELGVEKRAWPRIASVEAVAATGSNDRQVLITPRPGGRLPLVELDRPVSVLRVEEQPKGRSARGGERAVHRVHGRPYVRERAAERTWRISAGGFWQVHPKAADLLVETVMTGLTPHKGDMALDLYCGAGLFAGALADRIGPKGAVLGIESSKRAVEDARHNLADLDRVRVERGTVERVLPRTGITEADIVVMDPPRSGAGRKTVEQVAALGPRRVAYVACDPAALARDLAYFREAGYVPHFTKAFDLFPMTHHVECVAILKPAPKGS
- a CDS encoding CopG family transcriptional regulator gives rise to the protein MSMKRTNVYADPEDLAIIKEAAKRRGVSEAEIIRQGIHLAAMANRVWDEPLFSRTFRGTGRTPGKSEVRDTVADAVSRETESGTAA
- a CDS encoding PIN domain-containing protein encodes the protein MIIVVADTSGLLAALDSAHPEHHASNEAIMAAGLLVMSPLLLAEIDHVATRELGREAALSAVDDIRHWVRRGRIALPEITEDHLDIAQSVRARYRDLDLDLADAVNVALAAEYDTDVVLTLDRRDFRAVRPLGRYKAFRVLPDDLPI
- a CDS encoding ribbon-helix-helix protein, CopG family, encoding MAMTLRLPDDLDAKLTERARREGRSKQELAIEAIRDAQNRAELKVDDVLAELMDSDAEILDYLK
- a CDS encoding type II toxin-antitoxin system death-on-curing family toxin, with translation MTGVRYIQIDEILTIARAVNGTEHSVRDMGLLVSAIERPRTNVFGAELYPTLHEKAAALLHSVARNHALIDGNKRTAWLGMRVFLRFNGVSAGTVPPPVSVAGPFVEDVAQDKVDAPVIAKRLSAWFPVF